The genomic DNA TAGCGACGATTAAACAACTATTCTTTTACATTGTTTTTAACTGTCCAATattaaatattgtttaaatgtttaaatggATAGTGTATTTAATATcgggaaatattttaaataagtgGTTTCAAAGGATCTACTTCTTCTTTGATTTCTTCTTTGACACTGCAACCCTATTTTTTCATACGAGGAGGCGTATCCATATTTTGAGACAGTTGTAGGGATAGAACTCGAGCAATTGGAAACGGTATGCATTCGCAACGGTTGTAATGTTAActgagaaaataaataattcaaaaaattGACGGTTATTAGCTATtatattattaaattaatgtAGCTGTTAACTACATTAATTTAAACACGTCGGTGCAAGCTAAAGTGATGTCCAGATGATTTAAAAATGGGCTTCAAAAGATATTTTtctgaaaaaataataaactagCATCGAACTGGAATTCCTCCAACATTCGAGAATGACGGTTTTGAACGTATTTTTAGAAAAGCTGAGTGGATTTATTGACGTCCCGTGCATTCTTGAGAAAATAAACTTCCAGGCTTCCAGCAGGAACTCAGGGCCTAGACCATTACTCAGTACTGAATTTATATAGACTGAATTTGGTTCTTATGATCtacttttaaaattgatgAATTGTTACCTATCTTAAAATAACTGGGTCATTACAGCACTTGTATAGAAAATCATAAAAGAAGGTAGAGTATTtatattttacgttaaatttAGGTAAGCTCAACTTTATTTCAATAAAGTTGTTTCAATCTGttcgtgttttcttttctttttgtttatcGCTTATCGTAATCGAAAGACATGATGTTGATAAGTTTCATAAGACGACATACAGATTCATAAAACACCTCCTCAAGTTGTTTGTAAGATCTGCCAGACAATCCCACGAAATGCGAAAAGCGATGGaatataattttattcttATGTAAGTTTTTACTATTATTCATagtctcttcttcttcagaaTTGGAAAATGTAAAGGTCTCGGCTAGCTGTTTCTTGCTTCCTTGACGCACGTTTAATATTTCtggataatttaaattaagacTGATTTAAATTATTGATACGAAGGAGGCGGTACAGTTGGCGAGTTGATAGCGGTGCCAGTCTTCCAGAAGGACCGGGAATCAATTAAGGTTCGTTACGCCGTAGTGAGGCATGACTagtcaactacgtggtatcgaTAAGTTTGGCCAGCCATTAAATAGCAGACATGCCCTAACAACTAGTTAAGccaagaacaagaagaagaccaATTGTCATATAATATCAACTCTCTTTTCTAGTTGATGTCAACTACATTTCTAGAGCTCTTTTGTTTGTGAAAGAATTTCCGCAGAAATAAAACATATCCCAAAAAATTAATATGTGCATATAATCCCGCTAagtatttcatttaaaatattatagaCGTGGGGTTTAACTGCAAATAGACGTGGGGGTAACAGAATACAAAAATACTCACCATTTCAAGTAATCTTCGTACTGATGCTGCCTCACGTACTGGAACGCAGACAGACGCTCGCGTTGCTGAAGATACAGCTCGCCAAGCGACTGCCAGCGACGTTTCTCAAGCTCGCTATAGTGCGCTACATTCGGAGCTACATTACCACCCACCCCGGCACCGGCAACGCCCCCAACCGCCAGTGTGGCCATACTACCGTAACAGGCGGCAAACGGAAAAAGAGCGGAGGCGGAAGTCGGTGCAGCAAGTGGGCGCGCCAACTTGTCGAACGCTGCCGCAAAGCAACTAGCCGGCGGTCCAGGATTAGACAGCAAGTGATGGCCAGCGGGAAATGTAGCTCCTAGAGGTGTCGCACCTGATGAACTACCGGAAGCGGATGTACTGAACGTGTCACTGTTGAAAGTGATAGGTCGTACATCCATGTTCCGCAAGAGGGCTGGTTCCATCTGGTGCGAAACGGCATGCTTCTTTAGGTAACTTTGTCTGCAAATAcaatcgaaacaaaataaagcagaTGATCTCATTACGCACCGGAGAGGACATGGATCGTTTCGTTCACAAAACGCAGTACCTTCGGAATGTTTTTCCACACTGGCCACAGGAATAAGATTCTTCTTCGGTTGTCGTTGCAGTTGGTAACACCGGCACCGGCTGATGATTATCGTTCGAGTTGTCCAGTATTTCTATCGGTTCATCCTCACTACTGCGCTCTGCCTGTCGCACGGCAGCAGTTTTTGAACCAccttttcttccttccgcGGACATTCCACGCGGTTTGTGCCAGCGCTTATGCGATGCCAGGTTGGCTGGACAGTTGAACACTTTGTCACACTCGGAACACCGATACTCAATGTGGACGATGCGCGAACAGCGATGCTGTGCCAAACCGAACGCATCGTCGTACAGCGCACGGCACAATTGACACAGGTAAGAGCCGATCTTGTTGTCAATCTTCGAGAGGATCTCCTTTGCTTCATCCGTAATCTCGACCACATTGAACGCTGGATCGATGTCACCCTTGCGTACGACCAGTTCCTCACCATCCTGCAGCTTACGGATGATCGTACCGGACACAGGGCTTGTGTTGTCCTCGTCTATCGCACCTTGGCGTCGTGCCTTCGTACGGCGCCGTTCGCTCTTGGACGTTGAGATGCGTGGACCTGACCCAGCACCTGACGAGGCATTCGATTTCTTCGTACTAGTCGAAGGAAAGCTACGTTCGAAGAGCCGTGCAAATCCTTCAATGGCTTGCAGATGGAGTCGCTCGTCTGCAAAGTAGCGCTGACCCTCGTTTAGCACAGCAGCGCCATCGACTTCCTTTTCCTCACTGTCTACAATGTTGATCGATTCTTTACTATCGTCTTCATCATTATCCAGCGACTCTACGTCGATATTGGAACAATCCGATTTATCTCTCGTCGATCGCTCATCGTGATCGTCCAAGTGATCTTCGGTCTGTTGTTCGGTACCTCCTGTAATATCAATAAATTCATCCCCCTTGGCTCGGGAACGATCTGCACCTTCTTTCGCGAATGGAGGCTCCCCATCGTCAGCCCTGACACCATCGACTGAAGGATACTTGAACGGAACCGACCGTGCACTGTCATCGAAGTACTGAAACACTTCCGCACGATGTTCACGCTCACTCAGAGTCGTGTTGGCGTAGTAACGCTTGTCATCGATGCACACTGTGTCCGAGAACTGATTCCTAGCGCTTCGCCAGCTATCCGTTGAGGCGCGCACGGCAGTGGGTATCACGGCCGTTGATTCGTCGAACGACTTTAACCGTTTTCTTGGTGGAGACGGTGTCGAAGGAGGCGTCATCGGCACATTCGTCGGACGCAGTGAAAGGTCCAGGGGACTTGGAAACTCCCTTGGACGAAGAGCACGCGACGGCGCTGGATCACCGTCGGCAGGGTAAAAGAACTGCTGGAAGTAGCTTACTGGCGGCGTGCTGGCTGAGCTAATCTCTGACGGTGGATCCTGTTGCTGTGATTGCTTCTGGAGATAGTCAAGTGTGGTACCGTATGAAGGCAGTAGCATTCCTTGGCTTTCACTAACAACATCCAAGTTGTTCATTGTTTAAAGAGCGTCGTTTCACTGcattacacactcacacacaagaTTTATTTCAAGCCACTGGTTTTCTTATATTTTATCGAACAGATCACACTTGTCATCGATTTTAAAGATATTGTAACAGAAACATCACAACCACACTCACGACCAGCACCGTTGATTTGCGTCCTTCACACTACACGGCATAGTAGCAACTAAAACGTTGCTTAACGGCCATGGTACAAGTCTCGAGGCAAGGATACTCCAAACGGCACATAACCAATAGCAGTCATCTCCTTTGGCGGTACGCACTGCGCACACTCGTCAACGCCTACGTCATTGTGAATGCAAAAAACCCGGAGGAATATGCCTTACGCCCGTGCTGGCAAGCAATCTCGCTCGACCTATCGGTATGGCGCATGCCAGGCGCAACAAGTGATTCTTCGCCAAACATTTCGTGAGCGggtctctttttctcttctggAGATAAACTCGAACCGAACCACATCCTCTGACTCAAGGATGTGCACACCATTAGTAGTAGTCACCCGGTCTGCCATcttggtcacgcccagccagAAGATAACCTCTCACACCCGGTGCggatgtttatttattcatatcGTTTTCTCCCCGTGTATCCATGGGCTAGTCCTGCCGAAGTTGTGCAAGGAACAGTAATTCCGGTTCATTCTAAACCCATTTCTGGGGTGGTAGACGACGGGTCGGACACTGGTACATAGCACCGGAGAAGCCGACAAGACGAACCAGAAGCCAACGTTCGTTTACGACCGAAGGACTTTAATGGTGGAAATCATTGCACTGTACGGAGTAATGCAATGCGCTTTCGTACAGCACTGTGAGCAGCGGCGTCGGTAGGAGCGGTGGGATGCGGTTAGTCCGGATTAACCGCagtacatacatacatactcCAGGAGCTCGGTCATGGAGGgcaaccaaaaaataaaaggaagcAGCGGCCACCCTTTTTATGACCGGGGTGCGGCTTTTGGGTGCTCATGTGTGCCGCGAAAGAAACTCGAATCGTACGCTACGCCACAGTGGAATTGCTCCATTGGATCGTCTTCCCTGGTTTTCCGATCCGAACCCGATTCCATCGGATTGGGACCGCCGCCAGAATGGGAATGCTTTTGGAGATATTTCGCAGAACCGGTATGCAGGCGCGGTCCGTTGGCACGCTGAAACGAGGGTTTcgagaaggaagcaaaatggTGAGGTTTTTGATACATACTTGTATTTTTTCTTGCATTTAGATTGAATCTCTGCGTCCTGTGGCTTTGAGGTGGATGGATGGCTGTCAACAGAGGGATATGTGGAGCTGAAATACTTTTCCCGGATAAAGGTGGGAGAAAATGGTTTTATAAAGCGATGGCGTGGCAGTAAAGGGAAGTTTTTCGGCAACTGATTGCGTTACTATAGATTGCAGTGTACTGAGAGGATATTCACAAACAGTGACAAGAGCATTGGCCCATGCGTTGTATATTGTTTGCAAATCATTGAAAGTTttctttgaaaatattgaCTGGGTGTTTTTTTATGGATGGATTTTGtaatttcgatttttttgaGGAAACGGCAGAAcatgggttcaaatcccatccggattgACTCTCAATAGTGAGGATTGAATATTCAAAAACGTGGTATCAATGAGTCTAGTATGCCAGgcatggcagacatgaccttgGTAAGAAGATTTTAAATTAGAGAAGAAATTATGGCAATATCAGAAGTAGTGATGACAGCAAGATAAGATTAATTTGTGAAATAGAGATCATAACTGGCTTGTTATAACAGGTTAAATCGTTAGTGACGTTTGCTGATGaacttcttcttattcttccttggcataacaacctcgagaggtgtcagcctgccattcctggctctctgtgatttgatttttcccacagcaaagtagtcagaccTTCGTATGGGGAGgtagtctggatgggattagaaccccAGTCTTGCCGTGTGTcaaccggcgccgttatcggctcgaccaccggaccgccggATATTTAATATAATATTAACATTGTCCATCTTATTAGTTTATGTTTAACATTCGCTAGTAATTGATTGCTATGAACACTTCTGTTCTTTAAAATATAGTCTATAAATTGGAATATTAGAAGTAAATTTGAATATATTTTATGTATGCCATACAAAGAAACGTATGAGAAAATAAACAATCCATTGTATGAAAGTATAATTTCCGCTGCAACGATTAAAATATATGTTCATCATTTCAATACCATTGAACACTGATGCACAACAAGTGTCGTAAATTATAAATTTGGCAATTTacttaaaaaatcaaattgattaaatttaaCCAAACTTGCTACGATTAACACGGTCACGAATGT from Anopheles stephensi strain Indian chromosome 2, UCI_ANSTEP_V1.0, whole genome shotgun sequence includes the following:
- the LOC118504386 gene encoding zinc finger and BTB domain-containing protein 17-like; protein product: MNNLDVVSESQGMLLPSYGTTLDYLQKQSQQQDPPSEISSASTPPVSYFQQFFYPADGDPAPSRALRPREFPSPLDLSLRPTNVPMTPPSTPSPPRKRLKSFDESTAVIPTAVRASTDSWRSARNQFSDTVCIDDKRYYANTTLSEREHRAEVFQYFDDSARSVPFKYPSVDGVRADDGEPPFAKEGADRSRAKGDEFIDITGGTEQQTEDHLDDHDERSTRDKSDCSNIDVESLDNDEDDSKESINIVDSEEKEVDGAAVLNEGQRYFADERLHLQAIEGFARLFERSFPSTSTKKSNASSGAGSGPRISTSKSERRRTKARRQGAIDEDNTSPVSGTIIRKLQDGEELVVRKGDIDPAFNVVEITDEAKEILSKIDNKIGSYLCQLCRALYDDAFGLAQHRCSRIVHIEYRCSECDKVFNCPANLASHKRWHKPRGMSAEGRKGGSKTAAVRQAERSSEDEPIEILDNSNDNHQPVPVLPTATTTEEESYSCGQCGKTFRRQSYLKKHAVSHQMEPALLRNMDVRPITFNSDTFSTSASGSSSGATPLGATFPAGHHLLSNPGPPASCFAAAFDKLARPLAAPTSASALFPFAACYGSMATLAVGGVAGAGVGGNVAPNVAHYSELEKRRWQSLGELYLQQRERLSAFQYVRQHQYEDYLKCFQPFQFARDKT